One Manihot esculenta cultivar AM560-2 chromosome 18, M.esculenta_v8, whole genome shotgun sequence genomic window carries:
- the LOC110606655 gene encoding uncharacterized TPR repeat-containing protein At1g05150 yields the protein MTTRGSRSEKVKRIFQKFDSNRDGGLNREEMAALVVSVNPRVRFSDEQINAILDEVFRTYGEFIDGEKGLTYEGLLRTYDDGAGDVDRDFDALELELNLDDNKGISIASEASSSSILDERAMESHKKQRTAAWAVSPNHGIVFDDTWKMVDDLEILIKRLKAKQAKDGKLKGDNFDAYSDAGWSRELGPSSEISDKRIFWEESGHDYAVFVKELGVLRNRADGARSREEAFDGHMAIGRVLYEHQLFKEALVSFKRACELQPVDVRPHFRAGNCLYVLGRYKESKEEFLLALEAAEAGGNQWAYLLPQIYVNLGIALEGEGMVLSACEYYREAAILCPTHFRALKLLGSALFGVGEYMAAVKALEEAIFMKPDYADAHCDLASALHAMGEDEKAIEVFQKAIDLKPSHVDALYNLGGLYMDLGRFQRASEMYTRVLAVWPNHWRAQLNKAVSLLGAGETEEAKKALKEALKMTNRVELHDAISHLKQLQKKKVKPNGGANGEGAFIIVEPSKFKTIGEKTTLRLDLANALQIRAFQRITRLGRCDVELLKKEMTENDVPLSYSGSGVPEKSIRKPNLEEILQRLLNFLKPETFQGAVKAINERILSLLDETGSGRVDLGMFYAVLAPICSGSPNKRKRIAFDALLWRPVSEGGSQIRKVDAVGYIKLLRAIYIPSHGVSEMLEVHGETDSSMVSFNDFLVMFDDPDWGFGIMSTLVKLETGDRNRHGKYVCSVCRYPIIGSRFKESKSLFSLCNQCYSEGKVPPAFKQEEYKFKEYGSEAEAMKDKCMCFTLHGHSD from the coding sequence ATGACAACCAGAGGGAGCAGATCAGAGAAGGTGAAGCGAATTTTCCAGAAATTTGATTCCAACCGCGATGGAGGTCTCAACCGAGAAGAAATGGCGGCTCTGGTGGTCTCCGTGAACCCTAGGGTCAGATTCAGCGACGAGCAAATCAACGCCATTCTAGATGAAGTGTTTCGTACTTACGGCGAGTTCATCGACGGTGAGAAAGGTTTGACCTACGAAGGTTTATTGCGTACTTATGATGACGGAGCTGGTGATGTCGACCGAGACTTCGATGCGCTTGAGCTCGAGCTCAATTTGGACGATAACAAAGGGATATCGATCGCATCTGAGGCGTCATCCTCGTCAATTTTGGACGAGAGGGCTATGGAATCGCACAAAAAGCAGAGGACTGCTGCGTGGGCGGTTTCTCCTAACCATGGGATTGTTTTTGATGATACATGGAAAATGGTCGATGATTTGGAGATTTTGATCAAGAGATTAAAAGCCAAGCAAGCGAAAGATGGGAAATTGAAAGGAGACAATTTTGATGCTTATTCTGATGCTGGGTGGTCGAGGGAATTGGGCCCATCCTCGGAGATCTCCGATAAGAGGATATTTTGGGAAGAGTCGGGGCATGATTATGCTGTTTTCGTGAAAGAATTGGGTGTTTTGAGGAACCGGGCTGACGGGGCGAGATCCAGAGAAGAGGCGTTTGATGGGCATATGGCGATTGGGAGGGTTTTATATGAGCACCAATTGTTCAAGGAGGCATTGGTGAGTTTTAAGAGAGCTTGTGAGTTGCAGCCTGTGGATGTTAGGCCACATTTTAGAGCCGGGAATTGCTTGTATGTTCTTGGGAGGTATAAGGAATCTAAGGAGGAGTTCTTGTTGGCGCTGGAGGCAGCTGAGGCAGGTGGGAATCAGTGGGCTTACTTGCTTCCTCAAATATATGTCAATCTCGGTATTGCGTTGGAAGGTGAAGGTATGGTTTTAAGTGCCTGTGAATATTATAGAGAAGCTGCTATTCTTTGTCCTACGCATTTTAGAGCTCTGAAACTTCTGGGTAGCGCTCTGTTCGGGGTAGGGGAATATATGGCGGCTGTTAAGGCCTTGGAAGAGGCCATCTTTATGAAACCAGATTATGCAGATGCCCACTGTGATCTGGCTTCTGCTTTGCATGCCATGGGTGAGGATGAGAAGGCCATAGAGGTGTTTCAAAAGGCTATTGATTTAAAACCCAGTCATGTGGATGCTTTGTATAATTTGGGTGGACTTTATATGGACTTGGGTAGGTTCCAGAGAGCTTCGGAGATGTATACCCGCGTATTAGCTGTGTGGCCAAACCATTGGCGGGCGCAGCTCAATAAGGCTGTCTCATTGTTGGGGGCTGGTGAAACTGAGGAAGCTAAGAAAGCTTTGAAGGAAGCGTTGAAAATGACTAATAGGGTTGAATTGCATGATGCaatatcacatttaaaacagCTGCAGAAGAAAAAAGTCAAGCCTAACGGAGGTGCAAATGGAGAGGGAGCTTTCATTATTGTGGAACCCTCAAAATTTAAGACAATCGGTGAAAAAACTACATTGAGGCTGGATTTAGCCAATGCTCTTCAAATTAGGGCTTTTCAAAGGATTACCAGGTTGGGTCGTTGTGATGTGGAGCTTTTGAAGAAGGAAATGACTGAAAATGATGTGCCATTGTCTTATTCTGGCAGTGGTGTTCCAGAGAAATCCATACGCAAACCTAACTTGGAGGAAATCCTTCAGAGGTTACTTAATTTCCTGAAGCCTGAAACATTTCAGGGGGCTGTCAAGGCAATAAATGAGAGGATTCTGTCTCTTTTGGATGAGACAGGCTCAGGGAGGGTGGACTTGGGCATGTTTTATGCTGTTCTTGCCCCTATTTGCAGTGGCAGCCCCAACAAGCGAAAACGAATTGCTTTTGATGCACTTTTGTGGCGTCCTGTGAGCGAAGGTGGTTCTCAGATCAGAAAAGTAGATGCTGTTGGCTATATAAAGTTGCTGAGGGCTATTTACATCCCTTCTCATGGAGTTAGTGAAATGTTAGAAGTTCATGGAGAAACAGATTCTTCAATGGTATCTTTCAATGATTTTCTTGTGATGTTTGATGATCCTGATTGGGGTTTTGGTATCATGTCGACTCTAGTAAAGCTGGAAACTGGAGATAGGAATCGCCATGGAAAATATGTTTGCTCAGTCTGCCGCTACCCAATTATTGGGTCCCGCTTCAAGGAGTCCAAATCTCTTTTTAGTCTATGTAATCAGTGCTACAGTGAAGGAAAGGTGCCTCCTGCTTTTAAGCAGGAAGAATACAAATTCAAAGAGTATGGAAGTGAGGCTGAAGCAATGAAAGATAAGTGCATGTGTTTTACTTTGCATGGGCATAGTGATTGA
- the LOC110606935 gene encoding uncharacterized protein LOC110606935, producing MGALAPVSPWMPEDDLLLKNAVEAGASLESLAKGAVQFSQKFTVREIQERWHSLLYDPIVSAEAAFHMIEFERSASTLPSKFCRVGNTKKRKAESVRSCYYALRKRIRNEPFNSMDLSFLIAPTDSNYMGNEDEPFSGHCILGDPVPNHFVLQESNLDIMQLPFPQIVDDTAAHSFHAQFQNTIQEDFPVEQDNVHKEIPQICGENMLHARNGSVIEEFGGPKELAANSDQVHECSKFGGDQAFSSPIPECAVSFHNLDYSSPLPEMPIWKTVEGGSPPSIPVSMHTGDPFSLPGDDDTKNTCLSEYGSNLKLEIPSEEMKNVAASTEGYLAELSNSLLNFTNEEELLFTDVDGKDAIDKSYYDGLSSLLLSSPNGANQDHMANITEPEVANVTELESSVNPDYLINKSGAGREELDEDRGSHHSSDAVGDSDVHYHTSASSSNPQFPEMGIGVIICTLNTEDPDIPCNDDVVFTKHLRPKSFSSIARQNVHDVYKPNPSTKEFSVNTKTSEGGSVLIQGDIKNPGQSHACSQVIRSRVVPEISSLHPVGDGGVKFDLPSSSSTHKNVSVGYGGSSLVHSANASAETVLPAKLKKEAPEAVPVKHFSHDTADASMEKTNASDVKLDLDAPPRFQTHQASHAKLGSTEIAPLEHGVNHTPDPEEPPIESDDDVPYFSDIEAMILGMDLDPEEKDLYSSEEVSRYQHEDMKRVIIRLEQGAHSYVQRAIASQGAIAVLYGRYSKHYIKKPEVLLGRATEDVIVDIDLGREGRANKISRRQATIYLDKGGSFHLKNLGKCSISVNDKEIAPGQSLNLTSSCLIEIRGMPFIFETNQSCVKQYLDSVTQKNQKEEH from the exons ATGGGAGCTCTAGCTCCTGTCTCCCCTTGGATGCCAGAGGATGATCTTTTGTTGAAGAATGCTGTGGAG GCTGGTGCTTCCTTGGAATCATTGGCTAAAGGTGCAGTGCAGTTTTCTCAGAAGTTCACTGTTCGAGAAATACAAGAACGGTGGCATTCTCTCCTTTATGATCCAATTGTTTCTGCGGAGGCAGCTTTTCacatgattgagtttgagcgtTCTGCATCAACTCTACCATCTAAATTCTGTAGAGTTGGGAATACAAAAAAAAGGAAGGCTGAAAGTGTTCGTAGTTGTTATTATGCTTTACGTAAAAGAATTCGCAATGAGCCATTTAACAGCATGGATCTTAGTTTTCTCATTGCACCCACAGATAGTAATTACATGGGAAATGAAGATGAGCCTTTCTCTGGGCATTGCATACTTGGAGATCCAGTTCCTAATCATTTTGTACTTCAGGAATCTAATTTGGATATCATGCAGCTTCCTTTTCCGCAAATTGTGGATGATACTGCCGCCCACAGTTTTCATGCGCAATTCCAGAACACAATCCAGGAAGATTTTCCAGTGGAGCAAGATAATGTGCATAAAGAGATTCCACAAATATGTGGAGAAAATATGTTGCACGCTAGAAATGGATCTGTGATTGAGGAATTTGGTGGACCAAAAGAATTGGCGGCAAACAGTGACCAGGTGCATGAATGCTCTAAGTTTGGTGGAGATCAAGCTTTTAGTTCTCCAATTCCAGAATGTGCTGTATCATTTCATAACTTGGATTACTCATCTCCTCTTCCTGAGATGCCAATATGGAAGACAGTTGAGGGAGGTTCTCCACCAAGTATTCCAGTCAGTATGCACACAGGAGACCCATTTTCACTTCCTGGTGATGATGATACAAAGAATACATGTCTATCAGAATACGGCTCCAACTTAAAACTGGAAATACCAAGTGAGGAAATGAAAAATGTAGCTGCCAGCACAGAAGGTTATCTGGCTGAACTTTCCAATTCCCTTTTGAATTTTACGAATGAGGAAGAACTTCTATTCACAGATGTTGATGGAAAAGATGCGATTGACAAGTCCTACTATGATGGTCTAAGTTCACTTTTGCTGAGTTCACCAAATGGTGCCAATCAAGATCACATGGCAAATATAACTGAACCAGAAGTGGCAAATGTAACTGAACTAGAATCTTCTGTAAATCCAGATTATCTTATAAATAAGTCTGGTGCAGGTCGTGAAGAACTGGATGAAGATAGAGGGTCTCACCACAGCAGTGATGCTGTTGGAGATTCAGATGTTCATTATCATACATCTGCATCTAGTTCAAACCCTCAATTTCCTGAAATGGGTATTGGAGTTATTATCTGCACATTGAACACTGAGGATCCAGATATCCCATGCAACGATGATGTTGTCTTCACCAAACACTTGCGTCCAAAATCATTTTCCTCTATAGCACGGCAGAACGTTCATGATGTTTATAAACCAAATCCTTCAACAAAGGAATTCTCAGTCAATACAAAAACTAGTGAAGGAGGTTCAGTATTGATTCAGGGAGATATAAAAAATCCTGGTCAATCTCATGCGTGTTCTCAGGTGATAAGATCACGGGTAGTGCCAGAAATCAGCTCTCTTCATCCAGTTGGTGATGGTGGTGTTAAGTTTGACTTGCCTAGTAGCAGTTCTACTCACAAGAATGTGAGTGTTGGTTATGGTGGTTCATCTCTAGTTCATTCAGCAAATGCTAGTGCAGAAACTGTTTTACCTGCTAAACTGAAGAAAGAAGCACCTGAAGCTGTTCCGGTGAAGCATTTTAGTCATGACACAGCTGATGCTTCAATGGAGAAGACAAATGCAAGTGATGTCAAACTGGACCTAGATGCCCCACCAAGATTTCAAACTCATCAGGCATCACATGCTAAATTGGGGTCCACAGAGATTGCACCCTTGGAACATGGAGTAAACCACACTCCAGATCCAGAAGAACCACCTATAGAAAGTGATGATGATGTGCCTTATTTTTCAGATATTGAAGCAATG ATACTTGGTATGGATTTAGATCCAGAAGAAAAGGATTTGTATTCCAGCGAGGAAG TCTCGAGATATCAGCATGAGGACATGAAGAGGGTAATCATCAGGCTGGAGCAGGGTGCTCATTCTTACGTGCAAAGAGCCATTGCATCTCAAGGAGCAATTGCTGTTTTATATGGCCGCTATTCAAAGCACTATATTAAGAAACCTGAG GTTTTACTTGGTAGAGCAACAGAAGATGTTATTGTTGATATCGACTTGGGGAGGGAAGGGCGTGCAAATAAAATATCTCGTCGGCAG GCAACTATATATTTGGACAAAGGTGGATCTTTTCATCTGAAAAATCTTGGCAAATGTTCTATCTCAGTAAATGACAAGGAAATAGCCCCTGGGCAGAGCCTAAACCTTACTTCCAGTTGTTTGATTGAG ATAAGGGGTATGCCGTTCATATTTGAGACAAACCAAAGTTGTGTGAAGCAGTATCTGGATAGCGTAACCCAGAAGAACCAAAAAGAAGAGCACTGA